Proteins from a single region of Helicoverpa armigera isolate CAAS_96S chromosome 21, ASM3070526v1, whole genome shotgun sequence:
- the LOC110373567 gene encoding phosphoacetylglucosamine mutase → MPPSSLRVVYAFAREMHPKTTDVFIQYGTAGFRTKANLLEHVVYRMGLLAVIRSRVKNGRTIGMMITASHNLEPDNGVKLVDPDGEMLEESWEEIATRLANVSDNDLEATTVEIIKEVNADMALKASVFIGMDTRYTSPRLAAAAANGVIALKGTPKEFGIVTTPMLHFFVKCRNDNTYGTPNEEGYYEKIVGAFKNIRKRLTVHGNYSTRLHIDGANGVGGKKLNIINKSLDGQLDLQLHNLGGNGGKLNLGCGADHVKVTQTPATGFTHTPFERVASLDGDGDRIVYYFINDDPEPKMILLDGDRIATLLASYITELLQGCGAQHLQMGIVQTAYANGASTNYITDTLKVPVKCVKTGVKHLHHAALGFDIGVYFEANGHGTVVYSKNAKNTISRISQEGEPEARKAAELLLDFIDMTNETVGDALSDLFLVETVLCARGASVQQWAGYYTDLPCRQLKVIVQDRNAITTTDAERQCMTPEGLQTRINELVAKYSHGRAFARPSGTEDIVRVYAEADTQANADLLAAEVSQAVFDLAGGVGARPELPAQA, encoded by the exons ATGCCGCCAAGCAGCTTACGGGTAGTGTACGCGTTTGCAAGAGAAATGCATCCAAAAACGACTGATGTTTTCATACAATACGGGACGGCCGGATTCCGCACAAA GGCCAATCTATTGGAACATGTGGTCTATCGCATGGGTTTGCTGGCCGTCATCAGATCCAGGGTGAAGAATG GTCGCACAATAGGAATGATGATAACTGCTTCCCACAACCTGGAGCCTGACAACGGAGTCAAACTGGTAGACCCTGATGGCGAGATGTTGGAGGAAAGCTGGGAGGAGATCGCTACTAGACTCGCTAATGTTAG TGACAATGACTTGGAGGCTACGACTGTGGAAATCATCAAAGAAGTAAATGCTGATATGGCGCTGAAAGCCAGTGTGTTCATCGGGATGGATACCAG ataCACAAGTCCCCGCTTAGCTGCAGCGGCTGCCAACGGCGTGATAGCTCTGAAGGGTACTCCCAAAGAGTTCGGTATCGTCACCACTCCCATGCTGCACTTCTTCGTCAAGTGCAGGAATGATAATACTTATGGGACTCCTAATGAAGAAG GATACTACGAGAAGATAGTAGGAGCATTTAAGAATATTCGCAAAAGACTGACGGTGCATGGCAATTATTCTACCCGGTTACATATCGACGGCGCGAATGGCGTCGGCGGGAAGAAACTCAACATTATCAACAAGAGCTTAGATGGACAACTAGACTTGCAGCTACATAATCTAGGGGGAAATGGGGGGAAACTTAATTTGGGG TGCGGAGCGGACCACGTGAAAGTAACGCAGACGCCAGCGACGGGCTTCACACACACACCGTTCGAACGCGTCGCCTCACTCGACGGAGATGGCGACAGAatcgtatattattttattaatgatga CCCAGAACCAAAAATGATCCTCCTCGACGGTGACCGCATAGCGACACTGCTAGCTTCGTACATAACCGAGCTGCTACAGGGCTGCGGTGCTCAGCACCTGCAGATGGGCATCGTGCAGACTGCATACGCTAACGGCGCATCCACTAACTATATCACTGATACTCTT AAAGTCCCCGTAAAATGCGTGAAGACAGGAGTAAAACACTTGCACCACGCGGCGCTGGGCTTCGACATCGGCGTGTACTTCGAGGCCAACGGACACGGCACTGTGGTTTACAGCAAAAACGCTAAGAATACTATCAGCAGAATCTCGCAAGAAGG AGAACCAGAGGCCCGTAAAGCGGCAGAACTTCTCCTGGACTTCATCGACATGACAAACGAGACAGTAGGAGATGCTCTATCTGACCTGTTCCTCGTGGAGACGGTCCTGTGTGCTCGAGGCGCCTCCGTGCAGCAGTGGGCCGGATACTACACAGACCTGCCTTGTAGGCAGCTTAAAGTTATCGTACAG GACCGCAACGCAATAACAACGACAGACGCGGAACGTCAATGCATGACGCCGGAGGGGCTACAGACGCGGATCAACGAGCTCGTGGCCAAGTACAGCCACGGCCGGGCCTTCGCCAGGCCTTCGGGCACTGAGGATATCGTCAGGGTTTATGCTGAGGCTGATACACAGGCG